A genomic region of Colletotrichum destructivum chromosome 1, complete sequence contains the following coding sequences:
- a CDS encoding Putative ribosomal protein L24e/L24 superfamily, with amino-acid sequence MRIETCYFCSRPAYPSKGITFVRNDAKVFRFCRSKCHKNFKMKRNPRKLKWTKAYRASAHKEMTVDSTLQFGARRNVPVRYDRDLVAKTLKAMERVSEIRSRRERIFYKKRMQGKREREIAAARKLVAENEHLLPRLRGSEKRRLAAEGATEDEIAALEAEGRVLAAKGNRAGKVFGKEKIRQRVTVDGDVVEEREGVLQEGDGEWDDDDDAEDDDEEEDGDVDMED; translated from the exons ATGAG AATCGAGACGTGCTACTTTTGCAGTCGCCCTGCTTACCCGAGCAAGGGCATTACCTTCGTCCGTAACGATGCCAAGGTCTTCCGCTTCTGCCGCAGCAAGTGCCACAAGAAC TTCAAGATGAAGCGTAACCCCCGCAAGCTCAAGTGGACAAAGGCGTACCGCGCCTCGGCGCACAAGGAGATGACGGTCGATAGCACGCTCCAGTTCGGCGCGCGGCGCAACGTGCCCGTGCGGTACGACcgcgacctcgtcgccaagACGCTCAAGGCCATGGAGCGCGTGTCCGAGATCCGGTCCCGCCGCGAGCGCATCTTCTACAAGAAGCGCATGCAGGGCAAGCGCGAGcgcgagatcgccgccgcccgcaagctcgtcgccgagaacgagcaCCTGCTGCCGCGCCTGCGCGGCTCCGAGAAGAGGAGACTCGCTGCCGAGGGCGccaccgaggacgagatcgccgctctcgaggccgagggccgcgtgctcgccgccaagggcaacCGTGCCGGCAAGGTCTTTGGAAAGGAGAAGATTCGCCAGCGTGTCACGGTCGATggagacgtcgtcgaggagcgcgagggcgtcctgcaggagggcgacggcgagtgggacgacgacgacgatgccgaggacgacgacgaggaagaggatggcgatgtcgacatggaggattga